A portion of the Sabethes cyaneus chromosome 3, idSabCyanKW18_F2, whole genome shotgun sequence genome contains these proteins:
- the LOC128744188 gene encoding protein CLEC16A homolog, translating to MFRSRSWFGGGWNRPKNRLSLDHLKYLYSVLERNTTVSESNRGLLVESLRSIAEILIWGDQNDSSVFDFFLEKNMLSYFLNIMRQKSGGSSFVCVQLLQTLNILFENIRNETSLYYLLSNNLVNSIIVHKFDFSDEDVMGYYILFLKTLSLKLNTHTIHFFYNEHTNDFPLYTEAIKFFNHPESMVRIAVRTITLNVYKVQNPNMLQFIRDKTAAPYFSNLVWFIGKHILELDACVRNDIDHQSQHRLANLVAEHLDHLHYLNDILCLDIADLNAVLTEHLLHKLLVPLYIFSLTPSPPISMALVTRNLAAVLNKVVDIDIKEMNNPRVSSVVALFLLSLVFLVVTHRPLINALTWVILNADHTVFKEGASRILNAYIDNREVVALGFVQPVESLEEALESSAASSSSYNYDQSVDDANSSSSTSTTNEPQISDSPSPPTLSDEMEKVNITDEEKEKLLLNAYRTPEFNRPFLDMVLSSLDCAENDYLALLALCLLYALANNKGVNAEWLDIVLNKSSPTGSSKYNLILLEKLLQIVTLSNQPSCRIRLVTIELTLKLFCQIIGTGTTNINICEQHRNSLFSARNQSMTVLRNFYKSEDIFLDLFEDEYNEMVKSSLNVEFLCNDSTILLPPTGTPLTGIGFTRRLPCGEVEKARRAIRVFFLLRRTCQSITGERELLLPLTNLSQCVQVDNALDLNNSDLIACTVVMRDGTKYRRFLVMDILQLILVEPDSKRLGWGVAKFVGFLQDVEVNGDKEDSRSLHLTIHRGGATNNRTPILSAKFMFDDHIRCMAAKQRLTKGRSKARQKKMFQIAQLLEIPGQMNEPSFPLLGSAGSSMPRSLLRSAGGRQPREHRPLFSTSNRVPGLATALRRESMPSGSVSRVQINSSRSIDGEVTGARRKSNHPSRRESSQPIAVTTTKPRDSSHNRSITPRSREPSPRVPRPRSEEIPLEDFCNSQNSSPVSRGSSNAASRSHTPSRLSLEPSICAMPNNGQTSGNNAAPKETVIPSVISVATVPASITVPVELSPTSEETSFIANEERQKKRGAIETV from the exons ATGTTTCGCAGCAGAAGTTGGTTTGGTGGTGGCTGGAATCGTCCTAAAAATCGACTCTCACTAGACCATCTGAAATACCTGTATAGCGTTCTTGAGCGCAACACTACAGTGTCAGAAAGTAATCGAGGATTGTTAGTAGAGTCACTCCGCAGCATCGCAGAAATTTTGATCTGGGGCGATCAAAACGATTCATCTGTTTTCGA TTTCTTTTTAGAGAAGAACATGTTATCATACTTTTTAAACATCATGCGACAGAAAAGCGGAGGATCAAGTTTTGTATGTGTTCAGCTGCTTCAGACGTTgaatattttgtttgaaaatattcGCAATGAGACCTCTCTCT atTATTTACTAAGCAACAACCTTGTTAATTCCATAATCGTTCACAAATTCGACTTCTCTGACGAAGACGTAATGGGCTACTACATCCTGTTTTTAAAAACTCTCAGTTTGAAGTTGAACACTCATACAATACATTTCTTTTATAATGAACATACGAATGATTTTCCGCTGTATACGGAAGCGATAAAGTTTTTTAATCATCCAGAGTCGATGGTACGGATTGCAGTCCGTACTATCACGTTGAATGTGTACAAAGTGCAAAACCCAAACATGTTGCAGTTTATTCGAGACAAAACTGCAGCTCCATACTTTAGTAATCTGGTTTGGTTTATTGGCAAGCATATATTGGAACTCGATGCATGCGTCCGTAACGATATAGA TCATCAATCACAGCATCGTTTAGCCAATTTGGTAGCTGAACATTTAGACCACTTGCATTATTTAAATGATATACTCTGCTTGGATATAGCAGACCTTAATGCGGTTCTTACTGAACATTTACTACACAAGTTGCTGGTTCCACTGTACATATTCTCTCTAACACCATCTCCACCCATCTCAATGGCGTTAGTAACGAGGAATTTAGCAGCGGTACTAAATAAAGTAGTCGATATTGACATTAAGGAAATGAACAACCCTCGTGTATCCAGTGTTGTAGCACTGTTTCTATTGTCCCTCGTTTTTCTTGTGGTTACCCACCGACCGCTGATCAACGCACTTACGTGGGTAATTTTAAACGCTGACCATACTGTATTCAAAGAGGGAGCATCTCGAATATTGAATGCTTATATCGACAATCGTGAAGTGGTAGCACTTGGTTTTGTTCAACCAGTTGAAAGTCTAGAAGAAGCATTGGAAAGTTCAGCTGCGTCATCAAGTTCTTACAATTACGACCAAAGTGTGGATGATGCCAACAGTAGCAGTAGCACATCAACCACCAACGAACCGCAAATATCAG ATTCTCCGAGTCCTCCTACGCTCTCAGATGAGATGGAGAAAGTGAATATTACAgacgaagaaaaggaaaagctTCTGCTCAATGCATATCGAACCCCTGAATTCAATAGACCTTTTCTCGATATGGTATTGTCGTCACTGGATTGCGCTGAAAATGATTACCTTGCTTTACTGGCTCTTTGTCTATTGTATGCACTAGCGAACAACAAAG GTGTGAATGCCGAATGGTTAGATATTGTATTGAACAAATCATCGCCAACCGGAAGCTCCAAGTACAATTTAATTTTGCTGGAAAAGCTGCTCCAAATTGTCACGCTCTCCAATCAGCCAT CCTGTCGGATCCGTTTGGTTACCATTGAGCTAACCTTGAAACTGTTCTGTCAGATTATCGGGACCGGTACCACTAATATAAATATTTGCGaacagcacagaaactctttgTTCTCTGCGCGAAATCAGAGCATGACTGTGTTAAGAAATTTCTACAAATCTGAAGACATTTTTCTGGATCTTTTTGAGGATGA ATACAACGAAATGGTGAAAAGTTCTTTAAATGTAGAGTTCTTGTGCAACGATTCAACTATTTTACTTCCCCCGACTGGAACTCCATTGACGGGAATAGGTTTTACTCGGCGATTGCCATGTGGTGAAGTAGAAAAGGCGCGTCGTGCGATTCGAGTGTTTTTCTTGCTCAGAAGGACGTGTCAAAGTATTACAGGAGAAAGGGAACTGCTGCTTCCTCTCACAAACCTAAGCCAATGTGTCCAGGTTGATAACGCTCTAGATTTAA ACAACAGCGATCTAATAGCTTGCACTGTGGTGATGCGCGATGGTACTAAATACCGCCGGTTTCTTGTGATGGATATTCTTCAACTTATTCTAGTTGAACCGGATAGCAAAAGGTTAGGTTGGGGTGTTGCCAAGTTCGTTGGGTTTTTACAAGATGTCGAAGTAAACGGTGATAAAGAAGACTCTAGAAGTTTACACTTGACAATACATCGAGGCGGAGCCACTAACAACCGTACTCCTATTCTGTCAGCAAAATTTATGTTTGACGACCATATTCGTTGCATGGCAGCAAAACAACGTTTGACAAAAGGACGTAGTAAAGCACGTCAGAAGAAAATGTTTCAAATCGCTCAGTTGTTGGAAATCCCGGGTCAAATGAACGAACCATCGTTTCCTCTTCTTGGATCGGCTGGGTCATCGATGCCGCGTTCGTTGCTCAGATCAGCCGGTGGACGACAACCAAGGGAACATCGCCCACTTTTTTCCACATCGAACCGGGTACCAGGTTTAGCAACAGCTCTTAGAAGGGAAAGCATGCCCTCCGGAAGTGTTAGCCGAGTACAAATTAACTCTAGCCGTTCTATTGATGG TGAAGTTACCGGAGCCCGCAGGAAAAGCAACCATCCATCACGCCGAGAGAGTAGTCAGCCAATAGCTGTTACCACAACAAAACCACGCGATTCTTCCCATAATCGATCAATTACTCCAAGATCTCGCGAACCCAGTCCTCGTGTTCCAAGGCCACGTTCAGAGGAAATTCCTTTAGAAGATTTTTGTAACTCTCAAAATTCCAGCCCAGTCTCACGTGGTTCGTCGAATGCAGCTTCTCGTTCCCATACACCATCGCGCTTAAGTCTTGAACCATCGATTTGCGCAATGCCGAATAATGGACAAACTAGTGGAAATAACGCCGCTCCAAAAGAAACAGTTATTCCCTCTGTAATATCTGTAGCTACAGTTCCAGCGAGCATTACTGTTCCTGTTGAATTGAGTCCCACTTCAGAAGAGACATCATTTATAGCCAATGAGGAACGGCAAAAGAAGCGGGGTGCAATCGAGACTGTTTAA
- the LOC128744190 gene encoding DALR anticodon-binding domain-containing protein 3, producing MDILNELAEKLQSYLRNHSKYQFSLKYQNKHLSKTGDIMLKPIDQEVNAEFSFEPNSLITEGRKWNITINECKINNGSVSLFLNRVPVYRNIIGQIIENKLAPAWKHEQICITCDVEESDHFSMTNFRMLSVYNIVRNIIKFNGYDITNNPNIDGIVEKIIVGKSSSLKAVGVTHITCAPVITNGISANDYIRKRANDMQLIAQHKYGIRVKDQQRFQVTVASLGRSAAIVDMLESKANSQIDLKKEKNKSSKGAAFILYNYARLSVLFKTFDQKQHTNYYPPLPAVVDIDFSLLTEEDEWQLFWVYVAGFPAMMQHASGNGQLVKIAPHIVLSFASGLVISLSKYYRRIRILTENRNHLLPVMFARIYLLKSVYIVLSTLMALLDLEPIAEM from the exons ATGGATATTCTGAACGAATTGGCTGAAAAATTACAAAGTTACTTACGAAATCATAGTAAATATCAGTTTTCGTTGAAATACCAAAACAAACATCTTTCTAAAACCGGCGATATCATGCTAAAACCGATTGACCAGGAGGTTAACGCAGAATTCAGTTTTGAACCGAACAGCTTAATTACGGAAGGCAGAAAGTGgaatataacaataaatgaatgtaaaaTAAACAACGGTTCGGTAAGTTTGTTTTTGAATAGGGTACCTGTTTATCGAAACATTATTGGAcaaattattgaaaacaaattggCGCCAGCATGGAAACACGAACAAATTTGCATAACTTGTGATGTTGAGGAAAGTGACCATTTTTCAATGACAAATTTTCGAATGCTATCTGTCTATAACATAGTTAGAAATATAATAAAGTTCAACGGTTATGACATTACGAACAATCCAAATATAGATGGGATTGTGGAAAAAATTATTGTAGGTAAAAGCAGTTCTTTAAAAGCAGTTGGTGTTACACATATCACATGTGCTCCTGTTATAACCAATGGAATATCCGCTAATGACTATATAAG GAAACGTGCCAACGACATGCAACTGATCGCTCAACATAAATACGGAATTCGCGTTAAAGACCAACAACGATTTCAAGTAACGGTTGCTAGCCTTGGCCGCTCAGCTGCTATTGTTGACATGCTGGAATCTAAAGCCAACAGccaaattgatttgaaaaaagagaagaataaATCGAGTAAAG GCGCCGCATTTATCTTATATAACTATGCTCGTTTATCGGTCCTTTTCAAGACGTTCGACCAAAAACAACATACAAATTATTACCCACCGTTACCAGCGGTCGTTGATATCGATTTTAGTTTACTCACCGAAGAAGACGAATGGCAACTTTTCTGGGTTTATGTAGCTGGATTTCCTGCGATGATGCAGCACGCTTCCGGTAATGGCCAACTAGTCAAAATTGCACCGCATATCGTTCTAAGCTTTGCCTCTGGATTAGTCATTAGCCTTAGTAAATATTATCGGCGGATACGAATACTAACG GAAAATCGAAACCACCTGTTGCCTGTTATGTTTGCAAGAATATATCTATTGAAGTCGGTGTATATTGTTCTCTCCACACTGATGGCATTGCTGGATTTAGAGCCAATAGCAGAAATGTAA
- the LOC128744194 gene encoding uncharacterized protein LOC128744194 — translation MNFTLNQTIISLGTVLKTTPKPTLEEAIPPVTNEYNPGQSESLNFLFIPLAVLITVMLLSVMVYLMARRKDQIFTKRSYVPSFSFDSSDLDDNDDLETEHLLKGKLRLDDPYSKGINSSRVYSGNNELYA, via the exons ATGAATTTCACATTGAACCAAACAATTATCTCATTGGGAACTGTTCTAAAAACTACACCAAAACCAACATTGGAGGAGGCCATCCCGCCTGTTACCAACGAGTATAACCCTGGACAATCTGAAAGTCTGAATTTTTTGTTTATCCCGCTGGCCGTGCTTATCACTGTGATGTTGCTTTCAGTGATG GTTTACTTGATGGCAAGAAGaaaggatcaaattttcactaagCGCTCATATGTGCccagtttttcgtttgattcCTCGGATCTCGACGATAATGACGATCTAGAAACAGAACATTTGCTCAAAGGTAAACTCCGTCTGGATGATCCCTATTCCAAAGGTATCAATAGCAGCAGAGTCTACTCTGGCAACAATGAGCTATATGCTTGA
- the LOC128744191 gene encoding S-adenosylmethionine mitochondrial carrier protein homolog — MFKIMSLENRSIPTSTFVYWSSLISGGIAGLVVDIVLFPIDTIKTRLQSERGFLRSGGFQGVYKGLAPAAAGSAPTAALFFCTYDGLKSHLNRWASHGQQPYVHMISAASAEVVACLIRVPIEIAKQRRQALSVKHGTSSLEIWYHAVRTEGIRRGLYRGFGTTIMREVPFSFIQFPLWEYLKLNWTLVTGTSLTPFSVAICGAIAGGIAAGLTTPLDVAKTRIMLADEHIANRSNILSVLRGIRREQGFRGLFAGFVPRVLWITLGGAIFFGFYDLTSRLLNSEESN, encoded by the exons ATGTTCAAAATCATGTCTTTGGAAAACAGATCGATACCTACAAGTACTTTTGTCTATTGGTCTTCCTTAATC TCTGGAGGAATCGCTGGGTTAGTAGTAGATATTGTACTTTTTCCGATTGACACTATTAAAACACGTTTACAAAGTGAGCGCGGGTTTCTTAGATCCGGAGGATTTCAAGGTGTCTACAAAGGCCTTGCTCCAGCAGCAGCGGGCAGTGCCCCAACGGCTGCCCTGTTTTTTTGTACATATGACGGGCTGAAATCTCACCTCAATCGATGGGCCAGCCATGGTCAACAACCATACGTGCATATGATTTCAGCTGCCAGTGCTGAAGTTGTTGCGTGCCTTATTCGTGTACCGATTGAAATAGCTAAGCAACGCAGGCAAGCTCTCTCAGTAAAACATGGTACATCGTCGCTGGAAATTTGGTACCATGCTGTGAGAACGGAGGGTATCCGACGAGGGCTATATCGGGGATTCGGTACAACAATCATGCGTGAAGTCCCCTTCTCATTTATTCAGTTTCCACTGTGGGAATATTTGAAGCTTAACTGGACCTTAGTGACAGGAACAAGTCTTACTCCGTTTTCGGTAGCAATTTGCGGAGCGATTGCCGGTGGAATAGCAGCGGGTCTAACTACACCTTTAGATGTCGCGAAAACACGAATCATGCTTGCGGACGAGCACATAGCAAACAGGTCGAATATATTAAGCGTCTTGCGCGGAATACGGAGAGAGCAAGGATTTAGAGG ACTATTTGCTGGATTTGTTCCGCGTGTTTTATGGATTACTTTAGGAGGTGCCATATTTTTTGGATTCTACGATCTTACATCTAGGTTACTAAATTCGGAAGAATCCAATTGA
- the LOC128744192 gene encoding programmed cell death protein 6 has product MSGMPDQQFLWNIFQKVDRDRSGFISADELQQALSNGTWNPFNPETVRLMIGMFDRSNRGCVSFEDFGALWRYVTDWQNCFRSFDTDNSGNIDKNELKSALTAFGYRLSDGLYDTLIRKFDRYGKGTILFDDFIQCCVILYTLTSAFRQYDTDQDGVITIHYEQFLNMVFSLKI; this is encoded by the coding sequence ATGTCCGGCATGCCAGATCAACAGTTCTTATGGAATATTTTCCAGAAAGTGGATCGAGACCGAAGTGGTTTTATTTCAGCAGATGAACTACAGCAAGCCCTCTCCAATGGTACCTGGAACCCTTTTAATCCGGAAACTGTTCGACTGATGATTGGAATGTTTGATCGGTCAAATCGAGGCTGTGTAAGCTTTGAGGATTTTGGTGCACTATGGAGATATGTCACTGACTGGCAGAATTGCTTTCGCTCCTTCGATACAGACAACTCAGGTAATATCGACAAAAATGAACTGAAATCAGCGTTGACAGCGTTTGGTTACCGTCTTTCCGACGGCTTGTATGATACATTGATTCGGAAATTTGATCGATACGGAAAAGGTACTATTTTGTTTGATGATTTTATCCAGTGTTGTGTGATACTGTACACGTTGACGTCTGCGTTTAGACAGTACGATACAGATCAAGATGGTGTGATAACAATTCATTATGAACAGTTCCTTAATATGGTATTTAGTCTAAAAATTTAA
- the LOC128743162 gene encoding mitochondrial import inner membrane translocase subunit TIM14: MSTSVILAGLGLAAIGFGGRALLRQMPNAASKMQEALQSLPKFDAESMASSKYYRGGFDPKMNKREAALILGISPSASKLKIKDAHKKIMLLNHPDRGGSPYLAAKINEAKDFLDNAK, encoded by the exons ATG TCAACCTCCGTAATTTTGGCAGGACTAGGATTAGCTGCAATCGGGTTTGGAGGTCGGGCGCTGTTGCGTCAGATGCCAAACGCTGCCAGCAAAATGCAAGAAGCGCTTCAAAGTTTACCCAAATTTGACGCAGAATCAATGGCCAGTTCCAAGTACTATCGTGGAGGatttgatccaaaaatgaataaaCGGGAGGCCGCTCTTATACTAGGCATCAGCCCATCGGCATCAAAACTGAAG ATAAAAGATGCACATAAAAAGATAATGTTGCTAAATCATCCTGACCGCGGGGGATCTCCCTATTTAGCTGCGAAAATAAATGAAGCAAAAGATTTCTTAGATAATGCAAAGTAG
- the LOC128744373 gene encoding 40S ribosomal protein S3a — MAVGKNKGTSKGGKKGSKKKVVDPFTRKDWYDVKAPNMFSIRQVGKTLVNRTQGTRIASDGLKGRVFEVSLADLQNDSDAERSFRKFKLIAEDVHGRNVLCNFHGMDLTTDKLRSMVKKWQTLIECSVDCKTTDGYLLRVFCIGFTIKDSASQRKTCYAQHSQIKEIRKKMTTIITRDVTSSDLKEVVIKLLPDSIAKDIEKACQGVYPLHDVYIRKVKVLKKPRFDLANLLELHGDGGGKGAEVSTGTAEGGVTIDRPEGYEPPVQESV; from the exons ATGGCGGTCGGCAAAAATAAAGGCACCTCTAAAGGAGGCAAAAAAGGCTCGAAAAAGAAGGTTGTGGATCCGTTTACTCGCAAGGATTGGTACGATGTAAAAGCCCCGAACATGTTTTCGATACGCCAAGTTGGCAAAACCTTGGTTAATCGTACTCAGGGCACTCGGATTGCTTCGGACGGCTTGAAGGGCCGCGTGTTTGAGGTTTcgttagctgatctgcaaaacgATAGCGACGCCGAGAGATCGTTCCGTAAGTTTAAGCTTATTGCTGAGGATGTTCACGGTAGAAATGTACTGTGTAATTTCCACGGAATGGATTTGACTACGGACAAATTAAG GTCCATGGTCAAGAAATGGCAAACCTTGATTGAATGTTCCGTTGATTGCAAGACTACTGATGGTTATTTGCTGCGTGTTTTCTGCATTGGATTCACTATCAAGGATTCGGCATCGCAGCGCAAGACTTGCTACGCGCAACATTCGCAAATCAAGGAAATCCGGAAAAAGATGACAACCATTATCACCCGTGATGTGACCAGTTCCGATCTTAAAGAGGTTGTTATCAAACTGTTGCCGGATTCTATTGCTAAGGATATTGAGAAGGCGTGTCAGGGAGTATATCCACTGCACGATGTATACATTCGAAAG GTCAAGGTCCTGAAGAAGCCTCGTTTTGACCTCGCAAATCTGCTTGAACTGCACGGTGATGGAGGTGGCAAAGGTGCCGAAGTTTCCACCGGAACTGCTGAAGGCGGCGTAACCATCGATCGCCCGGAAGGCTACGAACCGCCAGTACAGGAATCGGTTTAA